The following are encoded in a window of Lactobacillus panisapium genomic DNA:
- the pfkA gene encoding 6-phosphofructokinase, with protein MKRIGILTSGGDAPGMNAAVRAVTKTAIHNGLGVVGIRYGFAGLVAGDFVTLTAEKVDHMISLGGTFLYSARFPEFAQEEVQKKGVEQLKKHDIDTVIVIGGDGSYHGALALTRLGINSIGLPGTIDNDIPCTDYTIGLDTACNTALEAIDKIRDTASSHHRVFIVNVMGRGCGDIAMRVGLASGADAIVVPERPYDIKEIAQTLTRGFAEGKDHGIIVLAEGVMDADEFRTELLKYGDFDARANILGHMQRGGSPTVLDRINATKMGNYAVKLLLDGKGGLAVGMENGQLETHDILDLFDDTHRSDETLLDINDEMTK; from the coding sequence ATGAAACGAATTGGTATTTTAACGAGCGGCGGCGATGCTCCTGGTATGAATGCAGCCGTTAGAGCTGTTACCAAGACTGCTATTCATAACGGGCTTGGTGTCGTTGGTATTCGTTATGGCTTTGCCGGGTTAGTTGCGGGTGACTTTGTTACGCTAACTGCTGAAAAAGTTGACCACATGATAAGTTTAGGCGGCACTTTTCTTTACAGTGCACGTTTCCCAGAATTTGCACAAGAAGAAGTGCAAAAAAAGGGCGTCGAACAGTTAAAGAAACATGACATTGATACTGTTATCGTTATTGGTGGTGACGGTTCTTATCACGGTGCTTTGGCATTAACCCGTCTTGGCATTAACTCGATTGGTCTGCCAGGAACCATTGATAACGATATTCCTTGCACTGATTACACCATTGGCCTTGATACAGCCTGCAATACAGCTTTAGAAGCAATCGATAAGATTCGTGATACTGCTAGCAGCCATCACCGCGTTTTCATTGTTAACGTAATGGGACGTGGCTGTGGTGATATTGCAATGCGCGTAGGTCTAGCCAGTGGTGCAGACGCGATTGTTGTTCCTGAACGTCCTTATGATATTAAGGAAATTGCTCAGACACTAACACGTGGCTTTGCAGAAGGCAAGGATCATGGTATTATCGTATTGGCTGAAGGCGTAATGGATGCCGATGAATTTAGAACTGAACTTCTAAAATACGGCGATTTTGACGCCAGAGCTAATATCTTAGGTCACATGCAACGTGGTGGTTCACCAACTGTTTTGGATAGAATCAATGCGACAAAAATGGGTAATTATGCTGTTAAGTTACTTCTCGATGGTAAAGGCGGTTTAGCTGTCGGCATGGAGAATGGCCAATTAGAAACACATGATATTCTCGATTTGTTTGATGATACCCACCGCAGTGATGAGACGTTATTAGATATAAATGATGAAATGACTAAATAA
- the pyk gene encoding pyruvate kinase has protein sequence MKKTKIVSTLGPASNDIETITALAKSGVNVFRFNFSHGDHAEHLSRMKMVRQVEKETGLVLGIALDTKGAEIRTTDQEGGKFTLNTGDKIRVSMDATKPGNKDMIHVTYDGLYDDTHVGGHVLIDDGLVDLLIKEKDDANRELVCEAQNTGVIGSKKGVNAPGVEIRLPGITEKDTDDIKFGLEHGINFIFASFARKAQDILDIRKLCEEAGCDYVKIYPKIESQEGIDNADEILQVSDGLMVARGDMGVEIPFIDVPFVQKDLIKRANALGKPVITATQMLDSMQENPRPTRAEVSDVANAVLDGTDATMLSGESANGLYPVKAVSAMAEIDERTEQELLKRNTLALQRFEEYKGSNVTEAIGESVVRTAQELGVKTIITATNSGYTARMISKYRPNANILALTFDEKIQHSLGICWGVQPMLTEKPESTDDMFEVAAKVAKEQGYVKDGDLVIIVAGVPVGDSGTTNLMKLQIIGSKLAQGLGVGNGSVVGKTVVVNSAEEAISKTKEGDILVAKTTDPDYMPAIKKASGLVVEASGLTSHAAVVGLSLGIPVVVGVTDATEKIAGDTTITVDARRGAIYQGEVSNL, from the coding sequence ATGAAGAAAACTAAAATTGTTAGTACCTTAGGGCCAGCATCGAATGATATTGAAACTATTACTGCTCTAGCAAAATCTGGAGTAAATGTATTTCGTTTCAACTTTTCACACGGTGACCATGCTGAACACCTTTCACGGATGAAGATGGTTCGCCAAGTCGAAAAAGAAACTGGTTTAGTTCTTGGTATTGCTTTAGATACTAAAGGTGCTGAAATTAGAACCACTGATCAAGAAGGTGGCAAGTTCACTCTCAACACTGGTGATAAGATCCGCGTTTCAATGGATGCAACTAAGCCAGGTAACAAGGACATGATTCATGTTACTTACGACGGACTTTATGATGATACTCATGTTGGTGGTCATGTTTTAATTGATGATGGTTTAGTTGATTTATTAATTAAAGAAAAAGATGATGCTAACAGAGAATTAGTCTGTGAAGCACAAAATACCGGTGTAATCGGTTCTAAGAAGGGTGTTAATGCACCTGGCGTTGAAATTCGCCTTCCAGGAATCACTGAAAAAGATACTGATGACATTAAATTTGGTTTAGAGCACGGAATTAACTTTATTTTCGCTTCATTTGCTCGTAAAGCCCAAGATATTCTTGATATCCGTAAGCTTTGTGAAGAAGCTGGTTGTGATTACGTTAAGATTTATCCTAAGATTGAATCACAAGAAGGTATTGACAATGCCGATGAAATCTTACAAGTTTCAGATGGTTTGATGGTTGCTCGTGGAGACATGGGTGTTGAAATTCCATTCATCGATGTACCATTTGTTCAAAAAGATTTAATCAAGAGAGCTAATGCCCTTGGCAAGCCAGTTATTACTGCTACACAAATGCTTGATTCAATGCAAGAAAACCCACGTCCTACTCGTGCTGAAGTTTCTGACGTTGCTAATGCTGTTCTTGATGGAACCGATGCAACAATGCTTTCAGGTGAATCAGCAAATGGTTTGTACCCAGTTAAGGCTGTTAGTGCAATGGCTGAAATTGACGAAAGAACTGAGCAAGAACTTCTTAAGCGCAATACTTTAGCTTTACAAAGATTTGAAGAATACAAGGGTTCAAACGTAACCGAAGCAATTGGTGAATCTGTTGTTCGGACTGCTCAAGAATTAGGTGTCAAGACTATTATTACTGCAACTAATTCTGGTTACACTGCAAGAATGATTTCTAAGTACCGTCCAAATGCCAACATCTTGGCTTTGACCTTTGACGAAAAGATCCAACACTCACTCGGCATTTGCTGGGGCGTTCAACCAATGCTCACTGAAAAGCCTGAATCAACTGACGATATGTTTGAAGTAGCTGCTAAAGTTGCTAAGGAACAAGGTTATGTTAAAGATGGTGATTTAGTAATTATCGTTGCCGGTGTTCCTGTTGGTGATTCTGGTACAACTAACTTGATGAAATTACAAATCATTGGTAGCAAGTTAGCTCAAGGCTTAGGCGTTGGTAATGGTTCAGTTGTTGGCAAGACTGTTGTTGTTAACAGTGCTGAAGAAGCTATTAGCAAGACTAAGGAAGGCGACATCTTAGTTGCTAAGACTACAGACCCTGACTACATGCCTGCTATTAAGAAGGCTTCTGGCTTGGTTGTAGAAGCTTCTGGTTTAACTTCACATGCTGCTGTTGTTGGACTTTCACTTGGTATTCCAGTTGTTGTTGGTGTAACCGATGCAACTGAGAAGATTGCTGGTGACACAACTATTACAGTTGATGCACGTCGTGGTGCAATTTACCAAGGCGAAGTTTCAAACCTTTAA
- a CDS encoding S1 RNA-binding domain-containing protein yields MLGTIAKGKIIDQNDEAYYVQIEGLTYELKRKEITQEQQPKLGDEIKGFLYDDKQHNREMTQFLPFAQQDQYGWGKVTDVKFDLGVFVDIGLPDKDVVLSVDDLPFAKERWPRKDDQLLVHLETDDKERIWAKLADENIFEQLAAHFPNDMKNKDVFGTVYSSREIGAFVITTDYYLAFVHASQMSRPLRLGEQFKGRVIGISQYGRLNLSSLPRAFEEIDDDAQMILMSLRRKNTKTLPFYDKSDAQEIKNYFGISKAAFKRALGHLLKARYISEDKTAGTISLINDPEDEQDA; encoded by the coding sequence ATGCTCGGCACGATTGCAAAAGGAAAAATTATTGACCAAAATGATGAAGCTTATTATGTTCAAATTGAGGGACTGACTTACGAATTAAAGCGCAAGGAGATTACTCAGGAACAGCAGCCTAAGCTTGGCGATGAGATAAAGGGCTTTTTATATGACGACAAGCAGCATAACCGGGAGATGACACAATTTCTACCTTTTGCGCAACAAGACCAGTACGGTTGGGGTAAAGTAACCGATGTAAAATTCGATTTAGGCGTTTTTGTTGATATTGGCTTACCGGATAAGGATGTCGTTTTATCAGTTGATGATTTGCCCTTTGCCAAAGAGAGGTGGCCCCGTAAAGATGATCAATTGTTAGTTCACCTTGAAACAGATGATAAAGAGCGAATTTGGGCCAAGTTGGCTGATGAAAATATTTTTGAGCAATTGGCAGCCCACTTTCCTAACGATATGAAAAATAAGGATGTTTTTGGAACAGTCTATTCTAGTCGAGAAATTGGCGCTTTTGTGATTACTACTGATTATTATTTAGCTTTTGTTCATGCCTCCCAAATGAGTCGTCCGCTACGTTTAGGTGAGCAGTTTAAAGGTCGTGTAATCGGCATTAGTCAATATGGCAGGTTGAATTTGAGTAGCTTGCCACGTGCTTTTGAAGAAATAGATGATGATGCCCAAATGATTTTAATGAGTTTGCGGCGAAAGAATACTAAAACATTACCGTTTTACGACAAATCTGATGCGCAAGAAATTAAGAATTATTTTGGCATTTCAAAAGCGGCCTTTAAACGGGCTCTGGGCCATTTGCTTAAAGCACGTTATATTTCGGAAGATAAAACTGCCGGTACAATTAGTTTGATTAATGATCCAGAAGACGAGCAAGATGCATAA
- the xerD gene encoding site-specific tyrosine recombinase XerD, which produces MHKLREDVEDYLRYSQIERGLSDNTITAYRQDLMDFLTFLKNEGFTSWPTKAVDIDAFLAGQKDLNKATSSISRMISSLRKFYQWLVRQNIQKLNPMLEVDSPKKEHRLPVALSVAEVNNLLQQPDVKKKLGLRDRALLETLYATGIRVSELINLKFNDLHEELKLLKVFGKGSKERLIPISDVAISWINSYQEKVRDPLLLKVGKNTDFIFLNNRGGALTRQAVWQIIKRYCQMAGITKNVTPHTLRHTFATHLLENGADLRVVQEILGHSDISTTQIYTNLSQKHILEVYAKTHPRF; this is translated from the coding sequence ATGCATAAACTGCGAGAAGATGTTGAAGATTATTTAAGATACAGCCAAATTGAGCGCGGACTCAGTGACAATACCATCACTGCATATCGGCAAGACTTAATGGATTTTTTGACTTTTTTAAAAAACGAGGGTTTTACGTCTTGGCCAACAAAAGCAGTTGACATCGATGCCTTTTTAGCTGGTCAAAAGGACTTAAATAAGGCAACTAGTTCAATTAGCCGCATGATTTCGAGTTTGCGGAAATTTTATCAATGGCTTGTTCGTCAGAATATCCAAAAACTTAATCCAATGCTTGAAGTTGACTCACCAAAAAAAGAGCATAGATTGCCGGTAGCGTTAAGTGTCGCTGAAGTTAATAATTTATTGCAGCAGCCTGATGTAAAGAAAAAACTTGGTTTACGTGATCGAGCTTTGCTCGAAACTCTATATGCAACGGGAATTCGTGTGAGTGAGTTAATTAACCTTAAATTTAATGATTTGCATGAAGAATTAAAATTATTGAAAGTATTCGGTAAAGGTTCGAAGGAGCGCTTGATTCCGATTAGTGACGTGGCAATTTCTTGGATTAACAGCTATCAGGAAAAAGTCCGTGATCCTTTATTACTAAAAGTAGGTAAGAATACTGACTTTATTTTTCTCAATAATCGTGGCGGTGCTTTAACTAGACAGGCAGTTTGGCAAATTATTAAACGTTATTGCCAGATGGCGGGGATAACCAAAAATGTTACACCGCATACCTTGCGTCATACTTTTGCGACCCATTTACTAGAAAATGGTGCAGATTTACGCGTAGTGCAGGAAATTTTGGGCCATTCTGACATTAGTACAACGCAGATTTATACCAATCTATCCCAAAAGCATATTTTAGAAGTTTATGCAAAAACACATCCGCGATTTTAG
- a CDS encoding reductase has product MLIECKNDKEKVAMGLLSYLPDFKNLANLKDEIRLNKNSKEFRLFLYRDHNPNFVGVIGTQWDEQFIVIRYISLAPDYRKKKYEEQAICELAAGNPQKKITTVPEYVYLMKYLKQK; this is encoded by the coding sequence ATGTTAATTGAATGCAAAAATGATAAAGAAAAAGTAGCGATGGGCTTATTGTCCTACCTCCCAGACTTTAAAAATTTAGCTAATCTAAAAGATGAAATCCGGCTTAATAAAAACAGTAAGGAATTTCGGTTATTTTTGTATCGCGACCATAATCCCAACTTTGTTGGCGTAATTGGCACTCAGTGGGATGAACAATTTATTGTCATACGCTACATTTCCCTTGCTCCAGATTACCGTAAGAAAAAATATGAAGAGCAGGCAATTTGTGAATTAGCGGCTGGCAATCCCCAGAAAAAAATAACCACTGTCCCAGAATACGTTTATTTGATGAAATATTTAAAACAGAAATAG